The sequence GCGCTCACTCCGCCGCTTGCGGTTCGGCGTTTGCCGCTTCGATCTCGGCGGCCTTGGCCTCGACCAGCTTGACGATGTGCTCGAGCATGTCCGCGCTCTCGACGGTGTGATCGGTCACGCCCGAGAGATAGACCATGTGCTTGCCGTTGCCGCCGCCCGTCAGGCCGATATCGGTTTCGCGAGCTTCGCCGGGGCCGTTGACGACGCAGCCGAGCACGGAGAGCGACATCGGCGTGCGGATATGCTGGAGGCGTTCCTCCAGCGCCTGGACGGTGCGGATGACGTCGAAGCCCTGGCGCGCGCAGCTCGGGCAGGAGACGACGCGGACGCCGCGGTTACGGATGCCGAGCGCCTTGAGGATCTCAAAGCCGACGCGGACTTCCTCTTCGGGCTCGGCCGAGAGGCTGACACGGATCGTGTCGCCGATGCCATACCAGAGCAGCGAGCCGATCCCGATCGACGACTTGACCGTACCGCCGACGAATCCGCCGGCTTCGGTGATGCCGAGATGGAGCGGGCAATCGACTTGCTCCGCGAGCTGCTGATAGGCAGCGACGGCGAGGAACAGGTCGCTGGCCTTCACCGCGACCTTGAATTCGTGGAAGTCGCGGTCCTGGAGCAGCTTGATGTGGTCAAGCGCAGATTCGACCAGCGCCTCGGGGCAGGGCTCGCCATATTTCTCGAGCAGATCCTTCTCCAACGACCCGGCATTGACGCCGATGCGGATCGCGCAGCCATTGGCCTTGGCGGCGTTGACGACTTCGTTGACGCGCTCCGCCGAGCCGATGTTGCCGGGGTTGATGCGCAGGCAGGCGGCGCCGGCATCGGCGGCTTCCAATGCGCGCTTATAGTGGAAATGGATATCGGCGACGATCGGCA is a genomic window of Sphingomonas sp. containing:
- the ispG gene encoding flavodoxin-dependent (E)-4-hydroxy-3-methylbut-2-enyl-diphosphate synthase; translated protein: MSVRPWRDIVRRSSRQIMVGNVPVGGDAPVTVQTMTNTATSDAAATIDQIRRCEDAGVDIIRVSCPDVESTAALKQIVRASRVPIVADIHFHYKRALEAADAGAACLRINPGNIGSAERVNEVVNAAKANGCAIRIGVNAGSLEKDLLEKYGEPCPEALVESALDHIKLLQDRDFHEFKVAVKASDLFLAVAAYQQLAEQVDCPLHLGITEAGGFVGGTVKSSIGIGSLLWYGIGDTIRVSLSAEPEEEVRVGFEILKALGIRNRGVRVVSCPSCARQGFDVIRTVQALEERLQHIRTPMSLSVLGCVVNGPGEARETDIGLTGGGNGKHMVYLSGVTDHTVESADMLEHIVKLVEAKAAEIEAANAEPQAAE